Genomic segment of Magnetovibrio sp. PR-2:
CCAAGCCGAAGCGCAAACGGCGGCGCAACAAGCGCAACAAGCGCAACAGTTCAGTTCGCTTGCAAACACAGCCGCTGTTGCGCAAGAGCAGACTTTTCAAGAGGTCCAACAACAATCCGGCAACGCTGACAACGCCGATAATGCCGATACGGCAGATACAGCCGATACGACAGATGAGGGCCAAGACGACGGTCAAGACGACGGCCAGGGCGATAACCAGGGCGATGGACAAGGTGACGGCCAGGGCGACGGCTTAGGAGACGGCCTCGGAGATGGTCAGGGCGACGGCCTCGGAGATGGCCAGGGCGATGGCCTCGGTGATGGCCAAGGTGACGGCCTCGGAGATGGCCAGGGCGATGGCCTCGGTGATGGCCCCGGAGATGGCCAAGGCGAGGGTGATTTCGAATTTGACACAGGATTTGGCACGGACACCGATTACGGTCCGGACACTGGAACCGGCACGGATACTGGGGCAGACACGGGTACCGACACCGACACCGACACAGGTGGTGATGACGACGGTGGCGGAACCGACGATGACGATGGTGATGCACCGAACCAAGCGCCGACGGTGAATAGCGAAATCTTGTCTGATATTTTGGAAGATGCAGCGGCTTTCACGGGGACCGTGACGGGGTCGGACCCGGATAATAGTCCACAAGCTCTGACCTATGCCTTGGGGACTGTCACCGGCGGCAGTGTCACGTTGGATACAACAACGGGCGATTACACCTTTACCCCGACAGCAAACTACAACGGTTCAGCAGGGTTTTCATATACGGCATCGGATGGTGCAGCAACGTCTGATGAGGGCGATGTCAGCTTCAACATCACGGCCGTCAACGATGCACCGGACGTGGCGATGTCTTTTGTAGCGCCCTCGCCAGCCCCGCCCGGCAGTAGCGGGTTGGCCTTTGACGGGTCGAACGATTACGTTGAAATCTCTGACACCAACTACAACAATTTATCTTCCGGTACTGTCGAGGCCTGGGTTTATCTTGATGATTTCGACACCGCCAACATCGTCATGGCGAAGCAAGATGATAACGTCAATACCATGGGTGTGTTGGGTGTTGGCGGGACAGCCGGCAGTTCGTTTTCAAGCACGAGCCAAGGCGCAGTTACTTGGCATGGGCACAATACTGTTGCGGTGGCGGAAAGCACGACAGCCTTGACGGCGGGGCAATGGCATCACATTGCCGTGGTGTACAGCAATACAGAAGCTAGTTTCTATGTCGATGGTTCATGGTCGAACACGGTGAACGGCGACTATTCCATACCCGACGATACGAGCGCCAGCGTGACGACAGCCTTTGGCGGCATTATCGAAAGCGGAAACACACAGCGCGGCACCGAAGCCTTTAAGGGCTGGATGGCCGATGTGCGCATGTGGGATGTGGCACGCACAGCTGCGGAAATCTCCACCAATTACAGCTCGGCTTTAACGGGAAGCGAAAGCGGACTGATCGGCTATTGGAAGATGGACAGTGTGTCCAATGGTTTGATCACGGATTCCAGCACCAACGCCGACGATGGTGTCTTGGGCGGCGCGACGGTGGGCGACAGCGCGGAACCTTCGACGGACGGCATCTATAACGATAGCGTCAGCGAATCGGGCTCATTTACGTTTAATGGTGGGGTGACACATCTGAGTGCGACGGATGTGGATAGTACGGGCACCATAACTTATACGCTTACAGCGACCCCCTCATACGGAACCTTGACCCTCAATAACGTTACATTGAATGTGAGCGATACGTTCACACAGTCGGATTTGGGTTCTAATCTCGTCGCGTATGCTCACTCCGGTGGTTCAACGGCAGATGATTCGTTTAGCTTCACGGCCTCAGACTCAGAAGCCTCTCCGGCAACAAGCGGCACGTATACATTTACCATTGACGTCAATTCATTGGGGACGGGCACATATACGATTGCTTCGGGCGAGGTGTTGAGTATTGCGGGGAATATTACGCCGACAACTGTTGTTAATAACGGAACCTTTGAAGTAACAGCTGGCACAATCACGACACCTTCAACCGTAACCAACAATTCAACGTTGAATATAACGGGCGGGAATTTGAACTCGGCTATCACGAACAGTTCCGGTGGTGTTATCAACATTGATGCTGGTGCTCAATTTGGTTTATTCGGCACGAACATTTCCAATAGCGGCATTATCTATGCAACTGGGGCGGGGCAGGTCACATCACAAAATATTGCCAACAATTCTGGTGGTATCATTGATGTTGCTTCCGGTACGACGTGGCGCGTTGGAAATAACCTTGACCCAATCTTTAGCACAGGCAGCATTGTTCAAGGTCATGGGACCTTTTCCTTGGCAACGTTCAATGGTGCATCCACGACCTATAATGGGATTTGGAATCCGGGAACGGATGGAACCGTTGGCACGCTCAGCATGAGTTCTGTGGATACCTGGAATAACCGTGGCTTTCTCATGAGTTCCAGCACGGTTCTCAATATTGATGTTACCAGTGCTGATAGTGTGGCAGGGACTCAAGGAGGGGGTAACTACGATATCTTGGACTTTACAGTTAGTAATCCTGTTGTCGTAGATGGCACCTTAAATCTCAAGTCTGTTGGGTATACCCCAACCGCGGGAGATACTTTCCATGTCGTGGAATTTCCTACAAATGGTTACGGTAGCGGCACCTTTAGTTCGATCACCCACGATTTCACGACGGGTTATGGATTGGTCGCGACATACAATACAAATAACGTCATGTTGACCGTAGCCACTTCAATCGGCACAGCTGCCAATGATTCATTACATTCGTTTGCAGGCAACGACACCATTGATGGCGGTGCGGGCACGGATAACCTGACGGTTTTGGGGGCTGAGGCCAACTATACATACGGCTTTGATGCCGACGGGGTTTTGACCCTGACGAACTCAGGCGATTCCGACGGTGTGGATACGGTTTCGAATGTGGAAAGCTTGACCTTCACCGATGGCGGTGTCTCCATCACCACTGAAAACGATGAGTTTACCGTCAGCACCAACAACACGGGCCAGCAAGGCGGTTCGGCGATTGCGTTCTTGAATAACGGTGGTCATGTTGTGGTTTGGTATTCCAACCATATGGGGTCCAACGAAATTTACGGACAGCTCTACGATGCTGGCGGTGACACTGTCGGTTCTGAATTCCAAATCAACACAGCCGCCACCGGCAATCAGTTTATGGACGTGCCGAAGGTTCTGGGGCTGCATGATGGCGGGTTTGTCGTGTCTTGGAACGATGACACGATTGATGGCAGCGGCTGGGGCGTTGTGTCCCGGGTATATGATGAGACGGGGATGGGAGGCACCCAATATGTGGTGAACTCCACCACGACGGGGTCTCAGGAACATCCCGCCGTTGCACAAGTCGGCACGAATGAACTGGTTTACGTTTGGGCGGATGGCAACACGGCAACCGATGGCAGCGGTTCGGCAATTGTGGCCCAGCGTTACGATTTATCCGGCAATAAAACCGGCGGTGAGTACGTCATCAATAACGATGTAACAAGCTCTCAAGGCGCGCCGGAAATCACGGATTTGGACAATGGCGGTTATGTCGTGACTTGGCATGACGATAATGCTCTAGACGGCGATTCCTATTCTATCAGAGGGCGGATTTACGACAATTCCCACAACCCCTTGAACACAGGCTTCCAGGTCAACACCCACAGCACTCTGGATCAAACTTATCCCGATGTGGTGGAGCTGGAAAACGGCAACTTCGTGATTGCGTATACCTCCAATAACGTGGATGGAGCTGGGTCCGGGACTTACGGCATCGGCGCGCAAATCTTCACCAATGCCGGAGCGACGGTCGGCTCTGAACTCATTCTCAATTCTACAACGGCAGGAAACCAAGCCACACCGCGCCTTGCTGCGTTGGAAGGCGGCGGGTTCGTCGCCACGTGGGAAGACGGGACGTCCGGCAACGTTTATGCACGCATCTTTGATGCTGCGGGTGCTGGGCAAGGCAACGATTTCCAAGTCAACACCACGACCACCAACACGCAATCGCGCCCCAACGTTGCAGAAACGGCGGACGGTGGCTTTATCGTCACATGGCACACCGGAACCGATGGCGATGTTATGGCGCAGCGTTATGACGAAACGGGCAATAAGGTCGGTCATGCCACATTGACCGGCGATGCGGGTGACAACACGTTCCACATTGCTGCAGGGCAGCTCGGCCTGTCGGTGATTGGCAATGGCGGCAATGACGTTGTGAGCCTGAGCGGGACAGCTGCGGATACGAACATGGTCAAAGTGACGGATGCTGTTGTTTCAGGCGGTGACGCAGACGACATCGTTCTGTTTGGTTCCGCGCTCAGCACCGCGAACACAGATCTGGGCGCTGGCAAGGATACGGTCAAGTTAGGCGACTTCGCCAACACCGAAACCTTCCACAATGTCGAAGAGATCATTGGCGGTACGGCAAGCGATACCATCACCACTGCGACGGCGTGGGCCGTCGGGGACAACGCTGAAGTCGATGGCGGCTCGGGCGTAGATAGTCTCACCATGTCCACCGCGTCCGACAACACCGTTAAGGTCAGGGGTATGGAGTCCATCACCGGCGGCAGCGGCACGGATACGGTTACGTTGGAAGATGGCTCGGACACATTGTCATTGACCAATGTCGAAAATGTTTCAACCAGTGACGGTGATGACAGTCTGACGATCACCAATGCACAATCGGGCCTGTCCATCGATACGAAATTGGGCACCGACAGCGTGACCTTGGGCGATGGCGGGAACACCGTCACCATATCCAATGCCGAAAGCATTACGGGTGGCACCGGGGCCGACAACGTGACTTTGGGTGCTGCGATGAACGGCACGGTCGATTTAGGGGATGGGGCCGATACGTTGAACCTCTTTTCTGCGACCAACAGCATCACGATCACCAGTGTTGAAACCGTCAACGGTGCGGCTGGGCAAGACACGATTGTTGGCGATGCAAATGCCAACGTCATTTCGACCAATGCAGGCAACGACACCATTACCGGCGGTGGCGGTGCGGATAGTTTGACAGGTGGTATTGGGGCGGATGTGTTTAGGTATACAGCGGTTTCAGATTCCGTTGTTGGCAGCGGTGACAGCATTACGGATTTTGCCACGACCGAGGATAAAATTGATATTTCCTCGATTTCTAGCGGTTCGTTTACCCTTGGTACGATCACCAACGCAAGTGGGTTTACCGTTCAGGCGCAACAGACTGGATCTGTAGTCCAATTTGACATTGACGACGATGGTGTTGCTGACATGGAAGTTGATGTTGGCGCCACCACGCTCGCCGTTGGTGACTTCGTGGCTTAATCTTGGGTTGTCCCAAGAATGCTCGTGATTGTATTTCCATTGAGAAATCTTTCATTTCCTTTAAAATCTCCGCAATATGTGATGAAAATCACTTCGTGGTGGGGATGTGCTGCGTATGATCGAAAACATCGCAAGAGAAGCGATACGGTAGAACGCAGACGAATGGAGATGAGTTATGGACGGTTTAACGGATCAGAAAAATCTGGACGCCCGCCTAGAGGGTCATTTGGACACAAGTGTCGAAAACTTGAAATTGGTCAAGCTCGACGATGCCCAGGACGGTCAACTGGTTTTGCCCGGTGACGAAGCGTTTCTGGCGGCTGACTTCGTGCGCGATGGCTATGACTTGATTTTGGACGGCGGTTCCGACGTTGGCCTCATCTTTATCCCCGAATACTTTTCCAGCGATACACCCCCGGCCCTAAATTTGGGCGATGCGGGCATGATTTCTGCGGATTTGGCCGGAAAACTGGCCGGTCCCATGGCGCCTGCGCAAACCGCTCAGATCGGGATTGGGGCTCAACCGACGGTCACAACGGACACCATTGGTGAATCAATCGGCTCCGTCAACGATATTACCGGGACGGTCAACGCCACCCGCGTCGACGGCACCCAAGTGACCTTGGGCCAGGGCGATCCGATTTTTCAAGGCGATGTCATCGAAACGGCGGATGCCAGCAACGTCGGTATTGTGTTTGCGGATGACACGCTGTTCTCGCTCGAAGCGGGCGGACGCATGGTCATGGATGAAATGGTCTATGACCCGGACACGCAAACGGGGGTGTTTGAAACCACCGTGGTCAAGGGCGTGTTCTCGTTTGTCAGCGGCCAATCGGCTAAGGTCGACCCCGACGCTATGGTCATCAACACCCCAAAAACCACCATCGGTATTCGCGGCACGTCCGGCATCGGCAAAACCGGTGTCGAAGAAGAAACGGCCGACGCCGAAGGTCTTGCCGTTTTTGCCGCCGGTACGACGACAGGTGATGGGGCTGAACTGGCCCAAGCGCCCGGCCCGGTGGACTCGTTCGTTTTGATGCCCGATCCCGGCTCCAAATTCGTTGGTGAAGTGGTTATTGGCGGCAAAACTGTGAACACGCCGTTTGGCTCTGTGAACATCGGTGACGGCTTTGTGAGTGATCCTGTGCCGTTGAGCCCGGCGGAAGTGTTGAGCACCTTCGGCGGTGCCATGGTGAACCTGACCAACATTGCAACCAAGCATGCCGAAAACAAAACGCAGCAAGCTGAAAACGAAGCCCGCGAAGCTCAAGACCAAGCCGAGCAACAAAAACAAGAAGCCGAACAAGTCGAAGAACAAGCAGCTGACGCCGAAGCCGAAGCTGCCCAAGCCGAAGCAGATGCCGAGGCTGCTCAGGCCGAGGCCGAAGCCGCCCAAGCCGAAGCCGAAGCCCTAAAAGCCGCGGCAGAAGCCGAACAAGACGCCGCCGCAAAAGCTGAAGCCGAAGCCGCCGCCGCCGAAGCCGAAGCCCGCGCAGCCGAAGCCGAAGTCCAAGCCCAAGCCGAAGCCGAAGCCGCGCAACAAAAGGCGCAAGAAGCCGAAGCCTTGAAAGCCGAAGCCCAGGCGAAATTCGAACAAGCTCAACTGGCTGAACAGCAGGCACAAGAAGCGTTCCAACAACAAGCCCAGGCCAAATCGTTTCAAGAAGCTGTGGTCAAAGATGCTGCACTGCAAAAGCAGATGTTTACGCAGTTTGAACAAACAGGTGAAATTGCCCCCGAACTTGAACAACAGTTTGTGGAACCCGCTGAAGCCTCAGGCGAACAAGACGGGCCAAACAACCCACAAGATGGCGGTCCCGATGCTGGCGACCAAGCCGCTCAGGGGGCATTTGAAGAGGCCATAGCGTCTGGCGGTTCTGAGGAAGATGCCTTTGAAGCCGCAGCCCGTGCCGCTATGGAGGCGGGAGGCGACGAATACGACCCCAACGACCCTGCTGTTCTGGCGGCCCGCGCGGCTTACGAAGAAGCACTAGCCAATGGCGCAACCCCGGAAGAAGCTATGCTGGCTGCGCAAAAAGCGGTTGATCAATTCGAGGTTGAACAACAGCTTCAGGCCAACGCGACAGCTTCTGAGGCGGACAAAACATCTGAAGAGGATGAGGAAAAGACAGAAGAAGACGGTGAAAACGCGGGCCAAAATGAAGGTGATACCGGTTCTGACAGCAATTCAGATTTCTTCTCGAGCTTTGGTGAAACGGAATCTGAAACTGAAGAAAACACCTTTGCCAGCGGAACGCAATCGAGTGGAAGTAGCGCAGGGGCAAACTCCAGTTCAGCTGAGGAGGACACCACAAACAAAACCAAAGTCTCCACGGATGACGATTATGTGGAAACCGACTTCGACCAAACCTATACGATGCCCGATGGCGGCCACTACCAAAAAGGCGGGGACGCCAACACCAACTATTATTTCCACTGGGAAGGTTATTCTGCAGGTGGCGATTACACCATTGAAGACGATGCTGGGGGCTCAAACCAGATGTCGCTCGACACCATGGTGGATATGAAGTTTAAGATTACTGCGGACACGACAACGTCCGGTTCTATGATCGTGTGGGGAAACTATTCTGGCAGTGGGAACAGTTTTGCGGAAATTTCCTACACCGGCATTTCAAAATTCTTGTTGTCCAACGTCACCGTGAACAGTTTCGGCACCAATACGTACGCAACTGAAGAAGGCGGAGACATTCTTAAGCTTTCTGCCCTTTCTGCGGGACAAACCGCTTATGGCATTGCTTTAACGGATGGCGCTGAATCCTACACGATCACTGCGGGGGACCAAATCCTCTTTG
This window contains:
- a CDS encoding beta strand repeat-containing protein, which codes for QAEAQTAAQQAQQAQQFSSLANTAAVAQEQTFQEVQQQSGNADNADNADTADTADTTDEGQDDGQDDGQGDNQGDGQGDGQGDGLGDGLGDGQGDGLGDGQGDGLGDGQGDGLGDGQGDGLGDGPGDGQGEGDFEFDTGFGTDTDYGPDTGTGTDTGADTGTDTDTDTGGDDDGGGTDDDDGDAPNQAPTVNSEILSDILEDAAAFTGTVTGSDPDNSPQALTYALGTVTGGSVTLDTTTGDYTFTPTANYNGSAGFSYTASDGAATSDEGDVSFNITAVNDAPDVAMSFVAPSPAPPGSSGLAFDGSNDYVEISDTNYNNLSSGTVEAWVYLDDFDTANIVMAKQDDNVNTMGVLGVGGTAGSSFSSTSQGAVTWHGHNTVAVAESTTALTAGQWHHIAVVYSNTEASFYVDGSWSNTVNGDYSIPDDTSASVTTAFGGIIESGNTQRGTEAFKGWMADVRMWDVARTAAEISTNYSSALTGSESGLIGYWKMDSVSNGLITDSSTNADDGVLGGATVGDSAEPSTDGIYNDSVSESGSFTFNGGVTHLSATDVDSTGTITYTLTATPSYGTLTLNNVTLNVSDTFTQSDLGSNLVAYAHSGGSTADDSFSFTASDSEASPATSGTYTFTIDVNSLGTGTYTIASGEVLSIAGNITPTTVVNNGTFEVTAGTITTPSTVTNNSTLNITGGNLNSAITNSSGGVINIDAGAQFGLFGTNISNSGIIYATGAGQVTSQNIANNSGGIIDVASGTTWRVGNNLDPIFSTGSIVQGHGTFSLATFNGASTTYNGIWNPGTDGTVGTLSMSSVDTWNNRGFLMSSSTVLNIDVTSADSVAGTQGGGNYDILDFTVSNPVVVDGTLNLKSVGYTPTAGDTFHVVEFPTNGYGSGTFSSITHDFTTGYGLVATYNTNNVMLTVATSIGTAANDSLHSFAGNDTIDGGAGTDNLTVLGAEANYTYGFDADGVLTLTNSGDSDGVDTVSNVESLTFTDGGVSITTENDEFTVSTNNTGQQGGSAIAFLNNGGHVVVWYSNHMGSNEIYGQLYDAGGDTVGSEFQINTAATGNQFMDVPKVLGLHDGGFVVSWNDDTIDGSGWGVVSRVYDETGMGGTQYVVNSTTTGSQEHPAVAQVGTNELVYVWADGNTATDGSGSAIVAQRYDLSGNKTGGEYVINNDVTSSQGAPEITDLDNGGYVVTWHDDNALDGDSYSIRGRIYDNSHNPLNTGFQVNTHSTLDQTYPDVVELENGNFVIAYTSNNVDGAGSGTYGIGAQIFTNAGATVGSELILNSTTAGNQATPRLAALEGGGFVATWEDGTSGNVYARIFDAAGAGQGNDFQVNTTTTNTQSRPNVAETADGGFIVTWHTGTDGDVMAQRYDETGNKVGHATLTGDAGDNTFHIAAGQLGLSVIGNGGNDVVSLSGTAADTNMVKVTDAVVSGGDADDIVLFGSALSTANTDLGAGKDTVKLGDFANTETFHNVEEIIGGTASDTITTATAWAVGDNAEVDGGSGVDSLTMSTASDNTVKVRGMESITGGSGTDTVTLEDGSDTLSLTNVENVSTSDGDDSLTITNAQSGLSIDTKLGTDSVTLGDGGNTVTISNAESITGGTGADNVTLGAAMNGTVDLGDGADTLNLFSATNSITITSVETVNGAAGQDTIVGDANANVISTNAGNDTITGGGGADSLTGGIGADVFRYTAVSDSVVGSGDSITDFATTEDKIDISSISSGSFTLGTITNASGFTVQAQQTGSVVQFDIDDDGVADMEVDVGATTLAVGDFVA